The Pueribacillus theae genomic interval TCATAAGCTGGATCATCGAGGGTATTGGCATAGTAAGTTTGATTCCCATATGAGGCATTATTTTAGAGGTTTATATTTTTACCAAGATTAGGAGGCTTGGAACTTATGAGACTAACAAGAGTATTTGGAAAATCAAGAAATGATAACAATGTTTCAAGCATCAGTGTAGAAACGGAAAAGCATGATACAGGTATAAAATTCTTTCTTTATAAAGGTAGTAAAGAAAATACCATCAACTTACCGCTTCGTCTGTCTGTTACTGAGCTTCGGCGACAAAAAAACCTAGATCAAGTAGAAGTTCTTGAAGAGCTATGGTACCAAGAATGGTTAGAGGATAAAGCTGGCTTTTATCTTCTGCCTTATCACTATTTATATGAACTCCCTGATTAATGTAAGTAAAATATTAAATCTCCCTGAACAGATTGTGGAATTTACATTAAAACTTGTAAATGAAGGTGCGATTGGATCATCGCGATTCCGCTTTATAGTAAAGAAATCGTACGATACTTGGAATCATTTAGAGAAAACGGCTAAACAAACAGGTCCTATCGTCAGTTTGCCAAATAATACAGAAGTGATAATGGAGAAAACGCAATATGAATTTCTAAGGCTAGTAGAAGATGCACCCAACCCTCGTGATAAAGATAAAGTGTTTAATTATGTTGCTGAAGTAAGAAGTAAGGCAAAGGAATTAAATGTTACACTCAATAACTACTTAGAAAAGCAGGAGTATCTATTCGTTGACCAAATAGATATGGATTTAAGTTATGATAAAAAAACGATTAAATTAGAGCCGCAATACAAATCTACCGATGAAATTGAAGAGGACGTACTAAAAGAAATGGGAAAAAGTGCGGCCATTTATAAATCTGGGGCTGATAATAAAAAGATATTTGTAAATAAGGATATCTATGAAAAAGCGAAAGAGATTAATAATGTTGGACCAATTGAAGGAGCAAACATCGCAAGGTTTGTTGAAAATCCAGAATCATTTATACCGGAAATTGAAGGATTAGATCTTTCATTATTCGGAGAACGTGTTCGTCAACTAGGGATACAAGTTTACCGCGCTCAACCCTACATACATGCTAAGGAACGTGATAGAGGGTGGTTCGCTCTTAATATTGGTGTTTCAGTAATGGATGAGACAGGCGAATCTCAAGGTGAATTTAAGACAGATGAAATTGAAAGTCTCATTAGAGAAGCACAAAATTCTGGAGAGGAATATATTGAATGGAACGGCCATTGGCTTAAATTACCACATGAGACAACTGAATTTATTGATGCCACTAATAGACTAAAGGAAACGATAGATACTGATGAACAAGTAGACTTTAGCAAACTACCGTATGTATTAGAAATTTATGAAAATATTAATCATCTTGAATTCAACCAACCAATCTTAGAAGTAAAAAAGGAAATGGACGATTTAGGGGTTTTAAACCTTCAGCCCCCCCAATCTTTCCTTGCACATTTAAAACCATTTCAAATCGATGGATATGTTTGGATGAAGTCCCTCCAGTTCAGAAAAATTGGTGGGTTATTAGCAGATGATATGGGATTAGGGAAAACGATACAAGTTATTTCGTTCCTGGCTTACTTACAGGAAATAAACAAGTTAACCCCTACATTAATCGTTGTGCCGAAGACTTTAATAGAGAATTGGCGTAAGGAGATCCAAAAGTTTGCTCCTTTACTAGTGACCTCTTTTTACAATCACCAGGGACCAGAAAGAATCAAAAATCCATCTCAGATTGAAAAAAAAGGAATAGTTATCACAACATATCAGACTTTAGTGAAAGACCAGATAGCTATGGGCCAAGTAAATTGGCAGGCTGTTGTATGCGATGAAGCACAAGCCATTAAGAATCCATCAACAGCAGCTTCAAGAGTTTTAAAGGCGCTAAAGTCAAAATTCAGATTAGCATTAACGGGTACACCGGTCGAAAATAGCTTAACTGAACTTTGGTCAATCATGGATTATGTTCAACCAGGATTGTTAGGCAGTTTGAAAGATTTTAAAAATGAATTCATTACCCCTTTTGAAGAAGGAGAAGATGTTAAGCCGATTGAAACAAAGCTAATTTCTAAACTTTCTCACGTCTATAAAAGAAGAACAAAAGAAAAAGAGTTAGAAGGTCAATTGCCACCAAAGATAAGTAAGATAATTGAAGTTG includes:
- a CDS encoding DEAD/DEAH box helicase; translation: MEFTLKLVNEGAIGSSRFRFIVKKSYDTWNHLEKTAKQTGPIVSLPNNTEVIMEKTQYEFLRLVEDAPNPRDKDKVFNYVAEVRSKAKELNVTLNNYLEKQEYLFVDQIDMDLSYDKKTIKLEPQYKSTDEIEEDVLKEMGKSAAIYKSGADNKKIFVNKDIYEKAKEINNVGPIEGANIARFVENPESFIPEIEGLDLSLFGERVRQLGIQVYRAQPYIHAKERDRGWFALNIGVSVMDETGESQGEFKTDEIESLIREAQNSGEEYIEWNGHWLKLPHETTEFIDATNRLKETIDTDEQVDFSKLPYVLEIYENINHLEFNQPILEVKKEMDDLGVLNLQPPQSFLAHLKPFQIDGYVWMKSLQFRKIGGLLADDMGLGKTIQVISFLAYLQEINKLTPTLIVVPKTLIENWRKEIQKFAPLLVTSFYNHQGPERIKNPSQIEKKGIVITTYQTLVKDQIAMGQVNWQAVVCDEAQAIKNPSTAASRVLKALKSKFRLALTGTPVENSLTELWSIMDYVQPGLLGSLKDFKNEFITPFEEGEDVKPIETKLISKLSHVYKRRTKEKELEGQLPPKISKIIEVGLGPLQKKMYGDVISLVGNKMMTGLEAIQKLKALTSHPALVNEQYINLNVEEIPKLNKTMDIIESIREKDEKVLIFTEYIKMQGILRNHIREQFHINPNIINGMTSRRQQVVDFFNQKPGFDVMILSPKAAGTGLTITSANNVIHYTRWWNPAVENQATDRVYRIGQEKPVTVYYPIVKDSEGIFASGTVEEIVHRVIEEKKDLASSVIVPSKKLDLEKEILGRMRVN